The following coding sequences lie in one Mus musculus strain C57BL/6J chromosome 11, GRCm38.p6 C57BL/6J genomic window:
- the Gabrp gene encoding gamma-aminobutyric acid receptor subunit pi isoform X1: MDYTATIYLRQRWTDPRLVFEGNKSFTLDARLVEFLWVPDTYIVESKKSFLHEVTVGNRLIRLFSNGTVLYALRITTTVTCNMDLSKYPMDTQTCKLQLESWGYDGNDVEFSWLRGNDSVRGLENLRLAQYTIQQYFTLVTVSQQETGNYTRLVLQFELRRNVLYFILETYVPSTFLVVLSWVSFWISLDSVPARTCIGVTTVLSMTTLMIGSRTSLPNTNCFIKAIDVYLGICFSFVFGALLEYAVAHYSSLQQMAVKDRGPAKDSEEVNITNIINSSISSFKRKISFASIEISGDNVNYSDLTMKASDKFKFVFREKISRIIDYFTIQNPSNVDRYSKLLFPLIFMLANVFYWAYYMYF, translated from the exons ATG GACTACACAGCCACTATATACCTCCGGCAGCGTTGGACAGACCCACGGCTAGTGTTCGAAGGCAACAAGAGCTTTACTCTAGATGCCCGCCTTGTGGAGTTCCTCTGGGTGCCAGACACTTACATTGTAGAGTCCAAGAAGTCCTTCCTCCATGAAGTCACAGTGGGAAACAGGCTCATCCGCCTCTTCTCCAACGGCACAGTCCTGTACGCACTTAG aatcaCAACAACAGTTACATGTAACATGGATCTGTCTAAATACCCCATGGACACACAGACCTGCAAGCTGCAGCTAGAAAGTT GGGGATACGATGGCAATGATGTGGAGTTCTCCTGGCTGAGAGGGAATGACTCGGTGCGTGGACTTGAAAACCTGCGCCTTGCTCAGTACACAATCCAACAGTATTTCACCCTGGTCACCGTATCCCAGCAGGAGACAG GAAACTATACGAGATTGGTTTTGCAATTTGAGCTTCGGAGGAACGTCCTGTATTTCATTCTGGAAACCTATGTCCCTTCCACCTTCCTGGTGGTGTTATCCTGGGTCTCCTTTTGGATCTCCCTCGATTCAGTTCCTGCGAGAACCTGCATTG GAGTGACAACGGTGTTATCCATGACAACGCTGATGATCGGCTCCCGCACATCCCTACCCAACACCAACTGCTTCATAAAGGCCATCGATGTGTACCTAGGCATCTGCTTCAGCTTCGTGTTTGGGGCCTTACTGGAGTATGCAGTTGCTCACTACAGCTCCTTACAGCAGATGGCAGTCAAAGATAGG GGGCCAGCGAAGGACTCGGAAGAAGTCAATATCACCAACATCATCAACAGCTCCATCTCCAGCTTTAAACGGAAGATTAGCTTTGCCAGCATTGAAATCTCTGGTGACAATGTCAACTATAGTGACTTGACAATGAAAGCCAGCGACAAGTTTAAGTTTGTCTTCCGAGAGAAGATCAGCAGAATCATTGATTATTTCACAATTCAAAACCCCAGCAATGTGGATCGATACTCCAAACTActatttcctttgatttttatgttGGCCAATGTATTTTACTGGGCATACTACATGTATTTTTGA